CAGCCAGAGGGGAGGAGGGGAGAGGCTTTCGCCCTCGAGAACCCTCATGATCTTTCGGCGCGTGTCGTTCAAGCGCTTCTTCCCTATAAAAAATCAAAGATATTTTAAAAGGTTTCTATTTCTTAGAGTCGGTGTCTATCAAGGATTAAAATCCATCCACCGCCGATGCCATTTGTCGCGCGCGGGCAAAAAACATCGGAAGGATTTTGTCATTTGGCCAAAAGTCCGGGGAGAAGCTGAATCTGAAAATGATTTCAGATCCTTGTGGACGGACGATTTTCCCGATGCTTGTGGATAAACTGTGGACCTGTTCTCGACAAATCCAGCTGTTCCCCGTTTTCCACAAAGCCGGCAGAAACCGATCCGCAAAATTCGAAATGTGGATAAGCAGCCATGTTTTCCCTTGCCCGACACTGCCTCGCCGCCTTAGCTCTGTTTCATCCAGTCTTTTCAACAGGCAGCGGAAAATAACGTGGAGAACAGAACGAACTTCTTTCATCTGCATCTGATTTCTGACTCAACGGGAGAGACTCTGATCTCCGCCGGCCGCGCCGCATCGGCACAGTTCCGATCCGCCCAGCCGATCGAACATGTCTATCCGCTGATCCGTAATCGCAAGCAGCTGCTGCCGGTTCTGCAGGCGATCGACGATGCACCGGGCATCGTGCTCTATACGATCGTCGACCGGGAGCTTGCGAGCCTGATCGATGAGCGCTGCGTCGAGATGGGCGTTGCCTCGGTGAATGTGCTGGAGCCGGTCATGAATGCGTTCCAGATCTATCTCGGTGCCCCATCAAGCCGTCGGGTCGGAGCCCAGCATGTGATGAATGCCGGCTACTTCGCGCGTATCGAAGCGTTGAATTTCACCATGGATCATGATGACGGTCAGATGCCGGATGATTATAACGATGCCGATGTCGTCATCATCGGCATCAGCCGCACCTCGAAAACACCGACCAGTATTTACCTCGCCAACCGCGGCATCAAGACGGCGAACATTCCGATCGTCTATGGTGTGCCGTTGCCAGAGAGCCTGTTCATCGCCACCAAACCGCTGATCGTCTGCCTGATCGCCACCACCGACCGTATTTCCCAGGTGCGGGAAAATCGCATACTCGGCGCCACGCATGGCTTCGATCGCGAACACTATACCGATCGCGCTTCGATTTCCGAGGAGCTGAAATATGCCCGCTCGCTCTGCGCTCGCCATAACTGGCCGTTGATCGACGTCACTCGCCGCTCAATCGAGGAAACCGCCGCGGCCATCGTTGCCCTGCGCCCAAAGCTGCGCTAAGCGCTGACCGGCAGCCGGCACTCCGAGGAACCCATGACGCAGAAACTCATCCTTGCATCGTCAAGCCCCTTTCGGCGGATGCTGATGGAAAATGCCGGTCTATCCTTCGAGGCGCATGCCGCAAGCATCGATGAACGGGCAGTCGAAGCGCCGTTGGAAGAAGCCGGCGCCAAGCCGGATGCGGTGGCCCTCGTCCTGGCCAAGGCCAAGGCCGAGGATGTCAGCAGCCGTTTTCCGGATAGACTGATCATCGGCTCGGATCAGACAATGTCGCTCGGCGACCGCGTCTTCCACAAGCCGCTTGATATGGTCGACGCCGCCAACCACCTTCAGGCCCTGTCCGGCCTAACCCACCGGTTGAACAGTGCTGTCGCGATCGTCAGCAACGGCGCGGTCCTATGGCAACATCTCGCCCATGCGGAGCTGACGATGCGGCCCTTGGCGGCGGATTTCATCGCCAGACATCTGGCGCGGGTCGGCGAACGGGCGCTTTCCAGCGTCGGCGCCTATCAGTTGGAGGGGGAGGGCATTCAGCTGTTCGAGAAGATCGAGGGGGATTATTTCACCATTCTCGGCCTGCCGATGCTGCCGCTTCTGGAAAAATTGCGAGACCTCGGAGCGATCGATGGGTGATTCACGTGAAACATTCGGGCCG
This Rhizobium sp. NZLR1 DNA region includes the following protein-coding sequences:
- a CDS encoding Maf-like protein translates to MTQKLILASSSPFRRMLMENAGLSFEAHAASIDERAVEAPLEEAGAKPDAVALVLAKAKAEDVSSRFPDRLIIGSDQTMSLGDRVFHKPLDMVDAANHLQALSGLTHRLNSAVAIVSNGAVLWQHLAHAELTMRPLAADFIARHLARVGERALSSVGAYQLEGEGIQLFEKIEGDYFTILGLPMLPLLEKLRDLGAIDG
- a CDS encoding pyruvate, water dikinase regulatory protein, with the translated sequence MENRTNFFHLHLISDSTGETLISAGRAASAQFRSAQPIEHVYPLIRNRKQLLPVLQAIDDAPGIVLYTIVDRELASLIDERCVEMGVASVNVLEPVMNAFQIYLGAPSSRRVGAQHVMNAGYFARIEALNFTMDHDDGQMPDDYNDADVVIIGISRTSKTPTSIYLANRGIKTANIPIVYGVPLPESLFIATKPLIVCLIATTDRISQVRENRILGATHGFDREHYTDRASISEELKYARSLCARHNWPLIDVTRRSIEETAAAIVALRPKLR